A single region of the Mycobacterium avium subsp. avium genome encodes:
- a CDS encoding SRPBCC family protein, giving the protein MADSLVVAQSVVAPVAAPDAFGRTLPMPLPTLFNRWYGPFPPIREVRGQTGDWDAAGRQRIVHLAGGASMREELTSVDPPRSFGYRLSGITGPMALLVNHVLGEWVFTPAAGGTEITWRWDIHPRSPLTAWALPLLGRMWKGYARRALDNLVALLTR; this is encoded by the coding sequence GTGGCAGATTCACTCGTCGTCGCCCAATCCGTCGTCGCCCCCGTCGCCGCGCCGGACGCGTTCGGACGCACGCTGCCGATGCCGCTGCCGACGCTGTTCAACCGGTGGTACGGCCCCTTCCCGCCGATCAGGGAGGTGCGCGGACAGACCGGGGACTGGGACGCGGCGGGTCGCCAGCGCATCGTGCACCTGGCCGGCGGTGCGAGCATGCGCGAGGAACTGACCAGCGTCGACCCGCCGCGGTCGTTCGGCTACCGGCTCAGCGGCATCACCGGCCCGATGGCGCTGCTGGTGAATCATGTGCTGGGCGAATGGGTTTTCACCCCGGCGGCCGGCGGAACCGAGATCACCTGGCGTTGGGACATTCATCCCAGGTCGCCGCTGACCGCCTGGGCGCTTCCACTGCTGGGCAGGATGTGGAAGGGCTACGCGCGACGCGCGCTGGACAATCTGGTGGCCTTGCTCACCCGCTGA